Proteins co-encoded in one Actinobacillus succinogenes 130Z genomic window:
- the hisH gene encoding imidazole glycerol phosphate synthase subunit HisH, whose product MTNLIIIDTGCANLSSVKFAFDRLEIQTEISRDLNKIQSADKLLLPGVGTAAAAMRILKERKLIETIQNATQPMLGICLGMQLMTAFSEEGNLDTLNLMSGKTELIPNTGLPLPHMGWNRVRYVENHPLFTGIEQDSHFYFVHSYAVLPNENTIATSNYGVDFSAAIANKNFYGVQFHPERSGKNGALLLKNFVENL is encoded by the coding sequence ATGACCAATTTAATCATCATCGACACAGGCTGTGCAAACCTGTCATCTGTAAAATTTGCATTCGACCGTTTGGAGATTCAAACGGAAATTTCACGAGATCTCAATAAAATTCAATCCGCCGATAAACTATTGCTTCCCGGAGTGGGTACGGCTGCGGCGGCGATGCGGATCTTAAAAGAACGTAAGCTGATTGAAACCATTCAAAATGCCACTCAGCCAATGCTTGGGATCTGTTTAGGCATGCAGTTGATGACCGCATTTTCGGAAGAAGGCAATTTGGACACGCTCAACCTAATGAGCGGCAAAACCGAGCTAATCCCAAATACAGGGCTGCCGTTGCCGCATATGGGCTGGAATCGTGTGCGTTATGTGGAAAATCATCCGCTGTTCACCGGTATCGAGCAAGACAGCCATTTCTATTTTGTGCATAGTTATGCGGTGTTACCGAATGAAAATACGATTGCAACGAGTAATTACGGCGTGGATTTCTCGGCGGCGATTGCTAACAAAAACTTCTACGGCGTGCAGTTTCACCCTGAAAGATCGGGGAAAAACGGGGCGTTGTTGTTGAAAAATTTTGTGGAGAATCTGTAA